DNA sequence from the Myxococcaceae bacterium JPH2 genome:
GCTGCAGCGCCACGTTCTCCGCGTCGCGCGCGGCCTGGAGGAGCTGCTCGATGCCCTGGAGGCCCAGGTACGTGCGCGCCACGCCGAGCAGAATCTGCTCGCGCGCCTCCTGCGCCCCCAGCTCGGCGGCCTCCGCGCCGCGCTTGGCGGGCGAGATGAGGAACGCGCCCTGCGGCGTGAAGAGCGGCTGGGAGAGCTGCAGGGTGCCGTAGCGCGACCACTCGGCCACGATGGGCACCGGAGGCGGCAGCATGGCCGGGTTGGGCGGAGGCAGGCCGTACACGGCCCCCACGCCGTTGAAGATGCTGCCCAGGTCCAGCACGGACGGCGCGCTGGTGCGCACGAGCTGCCCGGACGCGGTCAGCTCCGGCAGCCACGCGCTCCAGGCGCGCTGCACGCCCGCGCGAACCACCGCGGCCTGGGCGCGGGCCACCGCCACGTCCGGGCTCTGCTTCGCCGCCAGCGCCAGCGTGCCGCGCAGCCCCATCTCGCGGGCCGCGACCGGAGTCACCGCGGCATCCGAAGCCGAGGCGGCCGCGGGCGCGGTGGAAGCAGGCGCCGAGACAGGCGCGTCCGAAGCACGGGCCGGGGCGGTCGCTTGGGCGAAGCCGGACAGCGGAGCCAGCGCCGCCAGCAGCGCGAGCGAGGACAGCCGGCGGACGGGCGCGGCGGACGAAGCGCCGCCGCGCTGGGACGAGGAACGGGTCGTCATGGAGAGAGAGTCCTGGTGGGGGACGTCGTGTCGGAAGGGTGAAGGCCTCAGGCGGCGCGGCCGGGATGCTCCGTCGCCGGGGTGGGCTGGGCCGAGGGCGCGCCCGCCGCGGTGGTGGCGCGACGCCGGAAGCCCACGCGCTCCATGCCCGCGAACACCACGGGCACCACGAGCAGCGTGAGGAACGTGGAGGTGATGACGCCGCCAATCACGGCGATGGCCATGGGCGCGCGGAACTCGGAGCCCGTGCCCGAGCCCACCGCGGTGGGCACCATGCCGATGGCCATGGCGGCGCTCGTCATGAGGATGGGGCGCAGGCGGCGCGGGCCCGCCTTGAGCAGCGCCTGGTCCACCGTGTCGCCCTCGCGCAGGTGCTGGAGCGCGCCGTCGACCAGGAGGATGGCGTTCTTCGTGACGAGGCCCATGAGCAGGATGACGCCAATCATGGCGCCCATGCTCAGGTGGTAGTTGGTGACCACCAGGCCCAGGAGCGCGCCCACGAGCGCCAGCGGCAGCGACACCATGATGGTGAACGGGTGCTTGAAGGACTCGAACTGGCTGGCGAGCACCATGTAGATGAAGACGAAGGCCAGACCGAACGCCATGCCGAACGCGTCGTTCTGCTCATCCAGGCTCTTGATCTGCCCGTCGTAGATGATGGCGTAGCCGGGCGGCAGCGGCTTGGCGGCCACCGCGGCCTTGAGCTTCACCGCCACGTCACCCAGCGGCGCGCCCTTGGCGAGCTGCGACAGCACGGCGATCTGCCGCTCGCGGTTCTCGTGCTCGATGACGCTGGGGCCGTCCTTCAGCTCCACCTGGGCCACGTCCGTGATGGGGCGCAGGCCCTTGGGCGTGTAGATCTCCAGCTGGCGCACGCGCTCGGGCGTGCCGCGGTCGCTCTCGGCCAGCCGCACGCGGATGTCCGTCTCGTTGGTGCCCTCGCGCAGCTTGGCCGCCACGTCGCCGCTGATGGCCAGACGCATCTGCGCGGCCAGCGAGCCCGCGCTCAGGTCCACGTCGCTGGCGCGCGCGCGGTCGATTTGAATCTGCAGCTCCGGCTTGGGCGGGTTGGCGTCCACGCGCACGTCCGCGGTGGTGCCCATGTCGCGGAGGATGCCCGCGATGCGCTCGGCCTCCTCGTTGACACGCGCGAGGTCCGGACCCACCACGCGCACCATGATGGGGTACCAGTCGCCCAGGCCCTCAATCGTGGGCGGGTCGGAGAGGTTCACGCGGGTGGCCACCAGCGCGGGGCTGAGCAGCGCGCGGGCCTCTTCCTTCAGGATGGGCACGCCCTTCTTGCGCGCGTGCTTGGCCACGGTGAGCACGCGGAGGCGCGCCTTGTTCACGTCGCCGCTGAGGCCGACGATGGCGTAGACGTCCGTCACCTCGGGGATGCGCTTGAGCAGCTTCTCCGCCTCGGCGGTGCGCGAGCGCGTCTCCTCCAGGCTGGCCGAGTCCGGCAGCTGCAGGTCCACGATGAACTGCGAGCGGTCCTCCGCGCCGATGAACTCCGCGCCCAGCCGGCTGGCCGCGCCGAAGGACAGCACCAGCACCACCACGGTGATGGCCACCGTCTTCCACTTGTTCGCCAGCACCCAGCCCAGGATGCGCGCGTAGAAGCGCTCGGTGCCCTCGAGGAAGCGGCGCAGCATGCCCATCACCGCGTTCTCGGTGTGCACCTCGCCCGGCTTGCGCGCCTTGGCGAGCCGCGCGGACAGCATGGGGTCCAGCGTGAAGGAGATGAACAGCGAGATGAGCACCGCCATGGAGATGGTGATGCCGAACTGCTTGAAGAACTGGCCCACGATGCCCGGCATGAAGGCCACGGGGACGAACACCGCCACCAGGGACATGGTGGTCGCGAGCACCGCCAGACCCACGTCCCGCGTGCCGTTGGAGGCCGCGCTCATGGGGTCCTCGCCCTGCTCCAACCGGTGGGTGATGGCCTCGCGGACCACCACCGCGTCGTCGATGAGCAGACCGATGGCCAGCGACAGCGCCAGCAGCGTCATCTGGTTCAGCGTGTAGCCCAGCACGAACATCACGAAGAACGTCCCGATGACGGACGTGGGCAGCGCCAGCGCGGAGATGAACGTGCCGCGCGGGTCGAGCAGGAACATGAGGATGATGAGCACCGCCATCGCGCCGCCGAACACGAGCGCGACCCACACCTCCTTGGCGTTCTCGCGGATGAGCTCCGACTGGTCGATGAGCAGCGTGGACGTGAAGCCCTGCCCCACCGCCTTGCCCATCTTCCCCAACATGCCCTTCACCGCGTCGCTCACCGCCACGGTGTTGGAGCCCGGCTGCTTCACGATTTCGAGGATGACGGCGTCGTTGCCGTTGAGGCGCGCGGTGGTGCGGCGCTCGGCCACGCCATCCGTCACGGTGGCAATCTCATCCAGGCGCACCTGGGCGCCCGTCTTGCTCTTGGCCACCGGCAGCCGCCGCAGCTCCTCCACGTCGTGGAACTGTCCCAGCGAGCGCACCGTCAACTCGCTCGGGCCCAGTTGGAGCCGGCCCGCCGGCAGGTTGAGGTTCTCCTGGCCCACGCGCTGGGCAATCTCCATCGGGGAGATGCCCACCGAGCGCGCCTTGTCCAGGTCGATGTCCACCTGGATTTCGCGCGTGTCGCCACCGGTGATGCGCACCTCGGCCACGCCGGCGAGCTGCGCGAGCGCGGGCTTGATGCGGTCATCGATGAGCCTGCGCAAATCCTGCGACTTCATCTGCGCGGACACCGCGTAGGTGAGGATGGGCGTGGCCGAGATGTCCACGCGGCCGATGATGGGCGCGTCCGCGTCCTGCGGCAGCTTGTTGGCGATGCCGGCGACCTTGTCGCGCACGTCCTGCACCGCGGAGTCCAGGTTGGTGGAGAGCGTGAACTGCACCACCACCGTGCCCAGGTTCTCGCGGCTCCAGGAGTGGATCTTGTCCACGCCGCTGATGCCGGCGACCGCGTCCTCCACCGGCTTGATGACCTGGGTCTCGATTTCGCCCGGGCCCGCGCCTTTGTAGATGGTGTTGACGACCACCACCGGGAAGGACACGTCCGGATAGAGGTCCGTGCCCAGGCGCTTGAGTCCCATCACCCCCAGCACGATGAGGCACAGCGACAGCATGGCCGTGAACACCGGCCGGCGGATGGAGACATCACTGAGAATCATTCGAGGCTCGCTGCACCTGCGGGTTGGGCCTGCGAGGGCCTGGCACGAAAGGGGGGCTTACTTCACGGACACGCGGCTGCCGTGGGACAGGCCGGGGGTCGGATAGTCGATGACCTGCTCGAGCGCGGACGGAGACAGCACGACGACCTCGCTCGCGCGGCGCTCCAGCACCTGCACGTCCACGCGGCGCACCTCGCCGCCAGAGACGATGAACACGTGGTCGCCGTTGGCCGAGGACAGCGCCGTGTTGGGCAGCACCTGCGCCGGCTGCGTCTCGCCCATCTGGAGGACGGCGCGCGCCAGCGTGTGCGCCACGAAGCGGCCGTCCGCGTTCGGGACCTCAATCTCCACCGGGACGCGGCGGGTGCTCGCGTCCGCCGAGGGCACGATGAGGCGCACCACCGCGTCGTCCGAGGAGACGTTGGCGCCGATGGACTCCACCCGCACCTTGCTGCCGGGCTTGAGCCGCGCGCGCGCGGACTCGGCCACCGTCGTGCGCAGCACCAGGGTGTCCAGCGTCTCCACCGTGAAGAGCGTCGCGCCCGGCCCCACCGTGGCGCCCGTCTGGTCCGGCGCGTCGATGACGGTGCCGCCAAACGGCGACTTCAGGTCATGCCGGCGGCGCGAGGCCCGCGCCTGCGACAACTGCGCCCGGGCCGCGAGCAGCTGCGCCTGCGCCTGCGCGGCGGTGGCCGTGGACGAGCGGTTCTGCAGGTCGCTCACGTTGCCCTCGGACTTGAGCTTCTCGTTGCGCTGCGCCACGTCGGTGGCCATCGTCGCGGCGGCCTCCGCGGCGGCCACGGCGGCCTCCGCCTGCGCCACCTGCGCGTCGGAGATCTCGGTGTTGAGCTGGGCGAGCGTGTCGCCCTTCTTCACCGTCTGGCCCTTCTTCACCTTCACCGTCTCCAGCCGGCCGCCCACCTCGAAGCCCACCTGGAGTCCCTGTGCGGGAAAGAGGGTGCCCGTCACCTGCTCACTGGGCGCGGACTGCACGGTGCGCGCGGCGACGACCTTCACCGCGGGCGGCGCCTCGGCGGTGGCCTTGGGGGTGGCGGGCGTGGAGGAGGCATCCGCCTTGCCACAGGCGGACAGCGACAGCGCGGCGGCGGTGACACCCACGGCGGCGAGGGCACGGACGGTGGACGGCTTCGAGAACGACTTCATGAACGTTTCCTCGGGGAACGGCGGGTGGATGCGCGGGCCTGGGGCCGACGCGAGGAAGGCTTGCGCGAGGGGACGCGGGCGGCGGCGGGGAGCGCCGGGGGCGAGGCGGGCAGCGGCTCGCGCGGCGCGGCTCCCTCGTGAATGAGGCGTTGGACGCTGGAGGCCCAGACGGCCAGGTCGGGCTTGCGCCGCATGTGGCCCATCTGCTTGGCCAGAAGCAGGTAGGCCCCCACGATGAAGGAGCCGAACAGCTCCGGGTCGTGGCCTGAGTCCGCCACGCAGGGCGGCTGCATGTTGCGGTACTCCCGGGAGATGCGCGCCACCTCCTGGTCCACCAGTCCCCACAACGAGGACTCGAACTCCGTGCCCTGGCTCCCGCGGATGAGCACGGCGACCACATCCCGGTAGGCCCACAGGAGCTCCAACAGCTCCAGGTCCAGCGCGGACTCCGCCTGGATGAACCGAAGGTACAGCGGGCTGCGCGTGGCGACGTCCTGAACCGTGGGGTGACCCTCTTCACGGTGGAAGCGCTGCATGCCCTCCACCCGGCGGGTGCTCATGTCCCCCATGGAGGACTGGAAGGCCGTCACCAGTTCGCCGAACAACGCCTCCTTGGTGTCGAAGTGCAGGTAGAAGGCGCCCTTCGACAGGCCGCACGCCGCGGTGATGTCCTCGATGCGCGCGCCCTTCAGGCCCTTGCGCGCGAACTCGGCTCGCGCCGCGGCGATGAGGGCTTCTCGGGCGTGAGGGTCTGCGGGGCGAGCCATGGCGGGTCGGTTGCTAACCGGGCGGTCAGAAATGAGCACGCATTTATGAATGCCCGGTCAGAAACCTGGAATGGTCGCTTATAGGACGAAGAAGTCCCAGGCAAGGTGGTCACACGTAGGGTGGCTGGCGCTCCTCAGGGACGCGTCAGCGCGGAGCAGAGCGGGCAGCTCGCCGGGACGTGGGGGGTATCGCGGCGGTGCAGGTCGAGCAGGGCGCGCGACATCTCGGCCAGCTCCCGGCGGACCTCGCGGCGAGCGCCCTTCACGCGCTGGATGCTCATGTCGTCGTAGCCGGTGGTCTGGTGGCGCATCCAGGCGATGACGGCGGCCTCGGCGCGGCGCTCGATGGGGATGCGCTCCGTGCGGGCCACGGTGCCGCTGCCCACCGGGGTGGCGTGCGTGGCCACCCTCACCGCCAGGTGCTTGGCGTGGGCGAGCCACGCAGGGCTGAAGGCGAGGAAGCGCAGGACGGCGTTGGCGAAGTCCACCTCGTACTCTTCCTGCTCGCGGGCCCGGCGCTCGCGGCCCTGGGCCAGCTTGCGGGCATAGGCCGGGGTGGCGCGCTCGGCGTCCAGGGCGGCGCGGGCGTGGTGGACGTGGGCCTCGGGGGCCCAGACGCCTTTCGAGAAGAGCTTGCGTC
Encoded proteins:
- a CDS encoding efflux RND transporter periplasmic adaptor subunit yields the protein MKSFSKPSTVRALAAVGVTAAALSLSACGKADASSTPATPKATAEAPPAVKVVAARTVQSAPSEQVTGTLFPAQGLQVGFEVGGRLETVKVKKGQTVKKGDTLAQLNTEISDAQVAQAEAAVAAAEAAATMATDVAQRNEKLKSEGNVSDLQNRSSTATAAQAQAQLLAARAQLSQARASRRRHDLKSPFGGTVIDAPDQTGATVGPGATLFTVETLDTLVLRTTVAESARARLKPGSKVRVESIGANVSSDDAVVRLIVPSADASTRRVPVEIEVPNADGRFVAHTLARAVLQMGETQPAQVLPNTALSSANGDHVFIVSGGEVRRVDVQVLERRASEVVVLSPSALEQVIDYPTPGLSHGSRVSVK
- a CDS encoding helix-turn-helix transcriptional regulator, producing the protein MARPADPHAREALIAAARAEFARKGLKGARIEDITAACGLSKGAFYLHFDTKEALFGELVTAFQSSMGDMSTRRVEGMQRFHREEGHPTVQDVATRSPLYLRFIQAESALDLELLELLWAYRDVVAVLIRGSQGTEFESSLWGLVDQEVARISREYRNMQPPCVADSGHDPELFGSFIVGAYLLLAKQMGHMRRKPDLAVWASSVQRLIHEGAAPREPLPASPPALPAAARVPSRKPSSRRPQARASTRRSPRKRS
- a CDS encoding efflux RND transporter permease subunit; the encoded protein is MILSDVSIRRPVFTAMLSLCLIVLGVMGLKRLGTDLYPDVSFPVVVVNTIYKGAGPGEIETQVIKPVEDAVAGISGVDKIHSWSRENLGTVVVQFTLSTNLDSAVQDVRDKVAGIANKLPQDADAPIIGRVDISATPILTYAVSAQMKSQDLRRLIDDRIKPALAQLAGVAEVRITGGDTREIQVDIDLDKARSVGISPMEIAQRVGQENLNLPAGRLQLGPSELTVRSLGQFHDVEELRRLPVAKSKTGAQVRLDEIATVTDGVAERRTTARLNGNDAVILEIVKQPGSNTVAVSDAVKGMLGKMGKAVGQGFTSTLLIDQSELIRENAKEVWVALVFGGAMAVLIILMFLLDPRGTFISALALPTSVIGTFFVMFVLGYTLNQMTLLALSLAIGLLIDDAVVVREAITHRLEQGEDPMSAASNGTRDVGLAVLATTMSLVAVFVPVAFMPGIVGQFFKQFGITISMAVLISLFISFTLDPMLSARLAKARKPGEVHTENAVMGMLRRFLEGTERFYARILGWVLANKWKTVAITVVVLVLSFGAASRLGAEFIGAEDRSQFIVDLQLPDSASLEETRSRTAEAEKLLKRIPEVTDVYAIVGLSGDVNKARLRVLTVAKHARKKGVPILKEEARALLSPALVATRVNLSDPPTIEGLGDWYPIMVRVVGPDLARVNEEAERIAGILRDMGTTADVRVDANPPKPELQIQIDRARASDVDLSAGSLAAQMRLAISGDVAAKLREGTNETDIRVRLAESDRGTPERVRQLEIYTPKGLRPITDVAQVELKDGPSVIEHENRERQIAVLSQLAKGAPLGDVAVKLKAAVAAKPLPPGYAIIYDGQIKSLDEQNDAFGMAFGLAFVFIYMVLASQFESFKHPFTIMVSLPLALVGALLGLVVTNYHLSMGAMIGVILLMGLVTKNAILLVDGALQHLREGDTVDQALLKAGPRRLRPILMTSAAMAIGMVPTAVGSGTGSEFRAPMAIAVIGGVITSTFLTLLVVPVVFAGMERVGFRRRATTAAGAPSAQPTPATEHPGRAA
- a CDS encoding DUF2293 domain-containing protein, whose protein sequence is MSDSLTVAPTADPRRVRAPDGRILTVPEGWTLLPPGDAGLTRRVKAAGPSWTVVEKVGRKLFSKGVWAPEAHVHHARAALDAERATPAYARKLAQGRERRAREQEEYEVDFANAVLRFLAFSPAWLAHAKHLAVRVATHATPVGSGTVARTERIPIERRAEAAVIAWMRHQTTGYDDMSIQRVKGARREVRRELAEMSRALLDLHRRDTPHVPASCPLCSALTRP